The genomic segment tcactaacattccactactgcttgctacatttcaggaaccgccagagaacaatcaccgttcctctcccagacttggaaaccaactgactctatcttttctcctcctcaatctcgctaaactttttcctacatacttatcccacttttttcaatctccgccaatcacaactcatcacaattcccccattttttcatttcgataacaaacaaatttttacctatacttataaatttcctaaaacttatttacaaataatatttttctataattcttaaaaactaacaaaaaccactttctataatcccttctattgtctttaatcactgcattaatgtattttgaaaaaaccccgttcaattgtctgtggctttcacttaaacttatgcgggtcactcaagtataacaaagaaataatttatgcaaagcttacactatgtttagtacaggaaatccaaggatttaataactttccttctccgaaatgtttgttggatattatcctacttatctgaattattttaatgtttttgaactttgaaatatttttaaacaaaccaatatttttctcgattttacatatcataacaatatattatataaatataattttcctTGGTATATGTCAGGTTTTTTCGGTCTGGAATTAAAACAAGTCTATTTTTTTTGTCACTTAATATTTCGCCAATATTGATTTTTGGCTTCATCAGAAGTgcacaaatttattaaaacaaagagataagcaacattaagataaaattacataaatatttacttacAGAGGTAGAActgttcacaaaaaaaaaacaagacgaACATTTGTTTTACACTTTCACAATTAGACTGacaaataaatatgataaaataagttaaaatacacataataacaacaaaaagtgtTACAAAGTGTTACAAAAGTATTTACTTACAGAGGTAGAActgttcacaaaaaaaaacaagacgaACATTTGTTTTACACTTTCACAATTAGACTGacaaataaatatgataaaataagttaaaatacacaTATAACAACAAAAAGTGTATAGTGGAATAGAagaatttctttatatttttatatatagaatAAAGTAGCAGGTACATGGTAAATTCATTTTGACTTGAATGGATTCCAGAATATTGCTGTAGATACTGCTTAACTGATTCGTATCTGctttgtaatttattacattttttgtgtCAGTAATATAACACATTTCGAGAAACAGcctgtttttataattagttacTGTTTGTAGGATTTCAACATTAGTATAGTCAAATTTGTGACTTGTGTTGATGGAGTGTTCGCGCATGTGTTTTTACCTTTGTGGTAGTCACTTTTATGCTGGGTAATACGTTGTTTTAACCATTGgcttgtctgtccaatatagaAACCTTCGCAGCCTAAACGATATTTTATAGATCGTATTGGTAGTACACATTACTTTATATTTAACACAAGAAAATAGACTTTCTACCAATTCTGATGTTATTGTATGGTTTGAAGGGGGCTGTaatcttattttttaaattatcaacgAAGGCCAATCTTTTATATGTAAAGTTTTGTGGCGCATCTCTATCCAATTGTCTATCATAATAGTGGGAGTtgtaaattaattgtttaaggagtATCTTCGGATAACTGTTGTTAATGAATATCTCAAGTAATTTGCTCTAATTGTTACTTAGAAACCAGTCGTCGCATATGTTGAGTATTCTGTTTTTCATAGCAAGAAATGTACTGTATTTCTGGTTTTTTGGGTGGTTGgaaaaaaagtttagaaatcTGCCTGATGCAGTAGGTTTTTAATACCAATCTAGTATTACATAATTGTCTTCCGTGCGGATAACTTTAGTGTCCAAGAAAGGTACGCTATTGTTAGTTTCTCTTTTAACAGTAAATTGTATTTTGTCATTAAAAGAGTTAATAAAAATAGAATTGTTTTAATTCCAGACCGACAGAACTTGACatataccaaagaaaattattttaaataatgtatgGTCGATACCAAAACAAAAACTTATTAAacgaaaaagacagaaaagatttgatttcacgttcaaagcgtctatgtatctattgatacgtatttcgacttaaaaagtctcatcagaatagttattcatagccgttcttaacgtgaaaaataatcttctgtgtcttattagaagcaacaataacatggcttcattatggacgcaatagcgacatctgatagaaaaatcggtaagatagtttcgaaacaaattcagatttctgctttaatctggagccttctaaaaattgcaagacatgaccagacgatgataaagaagatgttaaaagagacatggggaatctaaaatttgcattccacgacatgtctattcatctaggcagaaatcctaacgaatttgtttctcgtactcatacagagtagatccgaataaaacgaaaaagacagaaaagatttgatttcacgttcaaagcgtctatgtatctattgatacgtatttcgacttaaaaagtctcatcagaatagttattcatagccgttcttaacgtgaaaaataatcttctgtgtcttattagaagcaacaataacatggcttcattatggacgcaatagcgacatctgatagaaaaatcggtaagatagtttcgaaacaaattcagatttctgctttaatctggagccttctaaaaattgcaagacatgaccagacgatgataaagaagATGTTAAaaacttattatatatataaatttgacTTAATAtgtcttaaatatttattttacgtaACAACTTTTTATTAGCTGTGTCTTTGCGCAAATATGCAATTTGTATTGGACCTAACTTACTCACTATATCTTGTTTAATAAGattttgaaactgttttcttgtagcAAGTTAAATTGTAATTGTTAAAGTGTCAATTGTGGTTTACTTCCTTATAACCACAACATTTACTCACTTCAGGAATATTATTCTTAAGTAATTACGTGCTTCAcgttattttacataaacattaaatatttatatagttGGTTTATATTTTAGGTTGTCTGCAGAAAAAGGACAAAATGAACATTATGAAAACATTAACTGAACATTATTCAtcttgtaaagaagaagatatgagtACAAGTGGTGAACAAAAACTATTAAATGAAAATATGAAAGTTCAGACTGGAAAAAGATCttacaaatgtaaaatttgtttaaaacaattttcacTGCTATTTAATTTGAAACTACATTCGAGAATACATACTAAAGAAaggccttacaagtgtgaaatttgtttgaagtcGTTTACTCAAAACGCttttatgaaaaggcatttgaacACACACActagagaaaaaccttacaagtgcatTACTTGCTTCAAGCAGTTTGCATATGCTTGCAGTTTGAAATTACATTTgagaacacacactggagaaaaaccttacaagtgtgaaatttgttttaagcaattttccCAGTCAGGTACTTTGAAAAACCATTTTGCAATGCACACTGGacaaaaaccttacaagtgtgatatttgtttgaAGCGATTTACTCAAGCCGgtaatttgaaaatacatttgagaatacacactAGAGAAAAAACTTACAAGTGTATTACTTGCTTCAAGCAGTTTGCATATGCTTGCAGTTTGAAATTACATTTgagaacacacactggagaaaaaccttacaagtgtgaaatttgttttaagcaattttccCAGTCAAGTACTTTGAAAAACCATTTTGGAATGCACACTGGac from the Diabrotica undecimpunctata isolate CICGRU chromosome 1, icDiaUnde3, whole genome shotgun sequence genome contains:
- the LOC140432730 gene encoding uncharacterized protein — encoded protein: MNIMKTLTEHYSSCKEEDMSTSGEQKLLNENMKVQTGKRSYKCKICLKQFSLLFNLKLHSRIHTKERPYKCEICLKSFTQNAFMKRHLNTHTREKPYKCITCFKQFAYACSLKLHLRTHTGEKPYKCEICFKQFSQSGTLKNHFAMHTGQKPYKCDICLKRFTQAGNLKIHLRIHTREKTYKCITCFKQFAYACSLKLHLRTHTGEKPYKCEICFKQFSQSSTLKNHFGMHTGQKPYKCEICFKQFTRASILKSHLMTHTEEKPYKCEICFKQFTLASTLKSHLMTHTEEKPLRLPFKNGAKYFLKNLLNSVAHGD